The Nothobranchius furzeri strain GRZ-AD chromosome 8, NfurGRZ-RIMD1, whole genome shotgun sequence sequence aatctgatgttagcctaaatctggacaagtgggggagtagagggaggtggagtgtacagtcggtaaagacggctctcccttgccctgcctccaacatgcctcactctaaaaaggctaggttatcctgagttatctctgtagttatgctgctataggcttagactgctagagaatacactgaccactttccacactcgactactttcttctacaatttgctctttaactgtataatttcctgctatttcagctgttaactttattttctctccccagaagaagctacaatgatgttctgctgagctgtggtggcctactagtcagtgactcgatgcaacctgctgggttccttatataggaaacttttttctgactggcttaatgaactgacctgtactggaatgtttattatgtgaagagcattgagacgactcttgttgtgatttggcgctatataaataaacttgaattcacCTCAACTGTCTCATGACGTGGAggtgcagcgggtctactcttgagcccctccctgatgaccgagtttctcaccccatctctaatggAGAGTCCAgccgccctgtggagaaaacttatttcggccgcttgtatccacaatctcgtgaccacaggtgagggtaggaacgtaggtcggccggtaaatggagagcttcaccttccagctcagcgctctcttcaccacgacagaccggtacaacgccctcatcactgcagacgcagcaccaatctgcctatcgatctcgcgctccacCTTTCCCTCGCTCGTGCAGAAAATGTGAAACGGCATCATAGGAAGTAAACGTTTTTAGAATTTCAACTGACAGAAGCACTAAGCTTCCATTTTCATAGGATACCAAGACTTCTCCTTTGAATCCCAAAGATTCAACGACTGCATCTGCTGCTTCTTTTATAGAAACCTCATCTTCCTCACCAACTGGAACAAAAatacccatcatcatcatcaaacttcAGTTTGACATGCTGAATTCTCAGTATTGCATCCAATCAGAGCTCACCAGAGAGGATGATTGGCTCCACCTCTGGGTATTCCCTCAGCACCCAGAGGAAAAGACGGGCCAAATCCAAAGAGTAGATGAACTGCCTTCTGGGAGAACCGGAGCCCCAGACCACCAAAGGCTTCCCCTCCtctgaagaagaacagaagaaattatttttacatttagagTAAAACCAGGGGAAAAGGTGGATTTGCCGTTTTACGATTAGAAATCCTCCCGTCCACTTACTCTGAGCGATGTAAGCTTTATGAATCAGGCCTGGAAGCACGTGGCCGTCCTCGATGCTGAAGTTGTCATGGGGACCAAACACATTTGTGGGAATCACAGCTGTGTAGCAGCGTCCGTACTGCTGGAAATACGCTCTGTAGGAAGAACACAACGTCAAAAACGTGCAGCTAAACAAGAGAATTTCGTTTTGGGAAACGAACATCGTACTTGTTCTGAACATCAATCATCCGTTTCGCATAGGAATAGCCAAAGTTGGAGTCGTGAGGAGGCCCGTTATGGATCTGGTGGCGAGATGAAGAAAACGTAGCAAATGTACGCAGATTAGTGCTAAAAGAACAGGAGGGCCCGTTACCATGGTTTCATCGATGGGGTAGGTCGTTTTATCAGGAAAGATGCAGGTGGAAAGACAGGAAACCACTTTGACGGCGCCCACTTGGTGTGCTGCCTGCAGCACGTTATCGTTGATGCAGGAATTGTTCCTCTGAGGGTGAAAGACGAACTGGGTCACATCAAACCAGAACCATTTCCAACACAACACCAGTACCAGCAGAGATAGAGCAGGAACACACCCAGAAATCCAGGTTGTACTTCATGTTCTTGAAAAGTCCTCCCACCATAGCAGCCAAGTGGATGACATGGGTGGGCCGATGTTTCTCAAACACCGCCCGCGTCTCCTCCTCATTCCTGAGGAACCAAAACCAGAACAAGACCACTTCTCTAAAAGCCGTTTAACAGATAAAAACGTCTCGACATTTGAAATGAACAAGCAGCGACTCTGACATGAGGTTTGCATCTTTGGAGGACAGAAAGATCCACTCTTCTCCTTCTTTGGTCGCCCCTTCCTCTTTGACCACATGCTGTATAGCCCTCCCGACCAAGCCGGACCCTCCTGTCACCAACACCCTCATCGGTGCCGTGCGTTCACCCTGAGAGTtcatctaaacacacacacacacacacacacacacagaattccTAATGAACCACCAAGTCACAACAACGAGCGACAGATCACAAACAGAAACGTTTAAGGATAAGTTATCACAAGGCCAATGAgataacataataataataataacaaaagccTTTCCTTTCATACATCAAGCATAGAATTAAATCATGTTGCATCTCCATATGGCGCAGCAGCAagggtaaaataaataaaaattgtatTTACTAATACAAACAAATTCAGACAACAAACAAATGATAAAAGGCTATTTTTAAGTCTGTTAGTCCTGCTTTTTAAACGCCTGTACCTTCTGCCTGAGGCTGAACAGGTGGTGTGAGGGTCTGAAGTGATCGACTGTGATGTTTGTGACCCTCTACAGGTGTTTCCTGTTAGTTCCTGTGATGCAGCAGGTGAGATAGCTTCTCCTGTAGGCGGTTCCTTTTTCATCACCCTTAAGGACACTCACCTGTGAATAGTGGAGATGGATCACCATCTCTTTTGTTTTGTCCTTGTTGAGTCGATAAAGTTCAGAGCCAGCTTTCTGACCTGCTCTGTACGCCGTCTCCTCTCCTCTACCGATGAACCCAATGACCCAAAATACACAATCATTTGCAGAGAGATCGTTTTGTAGCAACTCATCGCCGCAACTTATGTTTGTGTGTTTCCTTTACTGGTAACgttgtgtttttctttctgtttgtTCATTGGTATTAACACCAGACACAGCTGAAGGAAACCACTGATGGAAAAGGaccataattgtttaaacaattaaTATAATTACTAGTAATCATACCTGAGACAGAAAAGTAAAGACACAACATAGAACTACATAAACAACACAAACAGATAAAGACAAAAACTATAAAATACGAAATCACTGCAAAGAAATCAAAGTGACCATAACTACATTTTTATAACAGAAACCAATTCCTTCAGGTTCAGTAGCCACAAAGAAACAAAAATAGGCAAAGCAACAAAAAAAGGAAGATAAAATCCGAGATTGGGCCCAGATTGCTGGAACTGCAGGTTCAGGTAAACGCCACGTCGTCTCAGGTGCGTGTAAACACAAACTCTCCAGCCTTCCAGGTGTTTTATTAACGACTAACACAGCTTTTGTTAACTCAAATGAATCAGACATTCATATCAACTAACGCTTTCCTCTAATGAATTCTTCTGGCTTGCAATTATAAACCTTAAACTGGGGACTAATCCAGGTTTAGTCACTTCTGACCGGTAAAACCTGTCGGACTGTTTGTTTGCTAGCATAAACCGTCACATCCATCCCCTCCTTTAGGTAAGTCTACGTGAATAAAGCAGGATAAACTTAACTCGTTAACTAATTACATGTGTAATATTCTCCTTTCAATGCGAGAACTcaaaagaagaataaaaaaaaaaacttaatccGAGTTAAATAAACATGCCAAACAGCGCTTTCTCACCCGTAGCCAACAGcacacagacaggaagtgagcTACCGGTGTCAGGTTACCGTGTGTAAAACTTAGCTTCCGGTTAGTCCTTTCaaatttaaatttagaatttgcggTGTTAAATATTTTCAGATCTGAATTTGTATCACAATTTTAAAGGCTTAAGACCAAAAGGAAGACCAAAGATGTtctgttctctggtttgtttatggatgaatgattcactgtggcGCTTTGGAGTTCTCTGGCTCAGAAAAGGACAATAATACAAAACCCATATGAGCTTTTTGTGCTGGTCATTTATTTATGAAACTGATAAAAGATTTTTGTTTAGTCAGGAAAAAAGTAGCTGACTCAACTGAACTGATTTGGATCCCTttcatttctttttatttatttattttttttttgttttgtttatttcaaaATGGCCACATTCACATTTGGCACGAGGCTTTACCTGGAGCAAGCCGTAAAAGCTAGTTCTGATTAGGGGCTGCAcggcttaattttttttaaaggcgaccgtcaagtaatgaaaatcgagttgactttgactagtcattgatgacgtcatacacctgaagcggcgcggggtggggtgggggggtccgctggagtttttgacaattaaaattgcacccacattttcaaagttaaacacatctcttctaACAgcagtagtttctgcatccatactgctccacttcagccctctcccctctccccctgcttcagccctctcccccctccccctgcttcagccctctcccccctcccccgcgcagtgaccgcaaactcactgatgggcctgcagcctctcagatttcttgctgatctaaacattgaaagaatcatttgattttctgttcctcacttctgattaccttcaatggtgtctgtttgttgcaaccaccaggtacaaaaactaacttgtttttatttgactatttttctgtcctgcctgtttattatcttcctgcatctcctctcaatcctaaagagaaactgccacctgggttcatatatattcaccttatgagttacctttgaactgcagttctaaaagatctaccgaccgctaaaacagcggagtgctcgccgaccgcatcagtgaggtgaagttattggaggacaaaacaggtgctgcgccccgctccacagcagcgaaacgcatcaggcacaaataaaagacagaaaacataaaaggaaatgagccgacatgaacgattgtgtgttaaatttgtttttgaggtggcgacacctaatttgataatgttactgcggccgtgctcaggacgcagatgtctggagcgcgtcaacgatcagagctttacaTGTGCCCGCTGGttcaggttaggatggggtgaggggaaggttcaattgcaagagggtaaacgtcacaatttggtcaaatgtccgtttttacggtgggcgtcagtaccgacgctctggtacagcacgttgcctcccaatgcgcaggggctcgtcaccttctgtcttttccgaggactgcatcttgtcgctcattatcacatgacagcgactagtcgctgaaaggcataaaaagtcactacagagcagtgaagtcgactagtccactagttcatacaacccctagttctGATGGCTGTTGAATCCGGTCAAGCTTATCCCGGGCCAGACTGAAGACCAGCTCTCCGTCTCTGGGGTCAATGAAAAGTTATTTCCCGTCCACAAGGATGCAAGACTCTGTTTTGCAACAATTATTTTCATATTTGTCTGACGAATCGATCTTCTTAGCTACATCTACTCAAAGATCCCATTTCTGTCCTGTTCAGTTTGGTGTTCCTTCGGGTTCGATTTTGGGgccattgtttgtttgtttttctctctaTCTGGCCATGGTTCTTGTTTTTGGACGTCTCTCAACTTTTATGAGACAATTTACCAACCTACATATTAAAAATATTACCAAGAGAATGTCTGCCTTtgcaaaacacatttttattaaacagaatcatttaaaaaatgagtttaaaagaaagaaaatagtCAACATTATGATGGATTGTAATGTTCAGTGAAGGCTAAAAATTGTACAGGAATACTAAAATGATAAAATCTTTCAcagagtgaatagatgaatgaattATTGTTGTGGATCATTATAGAGAATTATATTAGATAAAAACATATGGAACAActgaaaattattttattttgaacaaaAATCTAAACTGAAATCCATCTGAACTGAAGACGTTTCTGAGGATGTTTCTAACCTCACCTCTCCACCAGCAGGACTTCATCTACTCACATCAGAACGTTTTAACAAACAGATTCTGATGGATCGACAGGACAGACGATCAGAGGTGCTGAGTTTTCTCCTCCATGGCTATCACATGGACAGAAGAAAGGGTAGAGTTCCTCAGAGAAGCAAGAGTTATTAAAGGAGCAGATCCTAGCTGGAGCTTCTACATCGTAAATGGCGACCAGACCCTCCTCATAATCCACAAACACTCCCACCTTCTCGGGAACAGACTGAAGGTACAGATCTTCTGGAGGGTCAGTACCGCCTACGTAATGGGTTCCATTTATTAACCAAGCAGACCAGCAACCATTTTCAGGACTCATTGTGACCTCTCCCATCCTGCCGATGGAACTTCTGGCCACTCCTAAACCCCACTCAGTTTTTCCCTCAACCTGAACTTCAAAGTAAAACCTGCCTGAAGAGAAACTCGGTTTGCCTAAAACACCATAACAGTTAGAAAATCTCTCTGGACCATCTGGAAGGTTCCTCCACACATCACCGCAGTAGACTTGTTTTTCATCGTCAGACAGGACGAGGTAAGGATGCGCTGTATCAGGATCCAGAGTCACATCTACGGCAAACTGCTGCATTGCCTTCAGCTCAGCCTGCAGCAGGTTCTTCTTCTTCGGCGCCAACTGGGTCCTAATCTTTCCCTCGAGTTTCTCCTGCAGCTGATCCAAAACCGTCACCACAGTCTCCTCGTACGATGAAGGAAGAACTCTGACAGCTGTCAAGTCCTTGGACCATGAGAGCTGATTCTCCTCAGAGCTCCTGTTCATCAGCTCGGAGATTTCCTGTTCCAGATCATTGACGAGGTCTTCAGCCTGCTCCTCTGTAgttttctgtttttcttcaaTCTCATCTATGAGCTCGTTCAGGCTTCTCTGAACAGACTCTAACAGATCAGTGAAGACCTGAACACCTTCTGCTTTCTCTCTG is a genomic window containing:
- the LOC107393033 gene encoding GDP-L-fucose synthase, encoding MNSQGERTAPMRVLVTGGSGLVGRAIQHVVKEEGATKEGEEWIFLSSKDANLMNEEETRAVFEKHRPTHVIHLAAMVGGLFKNMKYNLDFWRNNSCINDNVLQAAHQVGAVKVVSCLSTCIFPDKTTYPIDETMIHNGPPHDSNFGYSYAKRMIDVQNKAYFQQYGRCYTAVIPTNVFGPHDNFSIEDGHVLPGLIHKAYIAQKEGKPLVVWGSGSPRRQFIYSLDLARLFLWVLREYPEVEPIILSVGEEDEVSIKEAADAVVESLGFKGEVLYDTSKADGQFRKTASNAKLHRYLPHFKFTPFNQALKETCDWFVSNYDAARK
- the LOC107393035 gene encoding E3 ubiquitin-protein ligase TRIM21 codes for the protein MSASSSRRSDDQFLCSICLDVFTDPVTTPCGHNFCKTCISQHWDCDTSCQCPVCRKVFQMRPELEVNTLLREMVHQCRVETSSSSEEQADDIQQMIQNRRLKIQEIKESVEISKDAADREKAEGVQVFTDLLESVQRSLNELIDEIEEKQKTTEEQAEDLVNDLEQEISELMNRSSEENQLSWSKDLTAVRVLPSSYEETVVTVLDQLQEKLEGKIRTQLAPKKKNLLQAELKAMQQFAVDVTLDPDTAHPYLVLSDDEKQVYCGDVWRNLPDGPERFSNCYGVLGKPSFSSGRFYFEVQVEGKTEWGLGVARSSIGRMGEVTMSPENGCWSAWLINGTHYVGGTDPPEDLYLQSVPEKVGVFVDYEEGLVAIYDVEAPARICSFNNSCFSEELYPFFCPCDSHGGENSAPLIVCPVDPSESVC